One stretch of Aythya fuligula isolate bAytFul2 chromosome 24, bAytFul2.pri, whole genome shotgun sequence DNA includes these proteins:
- the PDK2 gene encoding pyruvate dehydrogenase kinase, isozyme 2 isoform X2, which yields MRLLRCLRKRAALAGVPTYIEHFSKFSPSPLSMKQFLDFGSSNACEKTSFAFLRQELPVRLSNIMKEINLLPDRVLRTPSVQLVQSWYVQSLLDIMEFHDRDPEDQATLGQFTDALVTIRNRHNDVVPTMAQGVIEYKDAYGDDPVSNQNIQYFLDRFYLSRISIRMLINQHTLLFDGSTNPAHPKHIGSIDPHCSVANVVRDAYNMAKLLCDKYYMASPDLEIEEVNASSPQQPISIVYVPSHLYHMLFELFKNAMRATVESHENSPRLPAIRVMVALGQEDLSIKMSDRGMGVPLRKIERLFSYMYSTAPTPQLGTGGAPLAGFGYGLPISRLYAKYFQGDLQLFSMEGFGTDAVIYLKALSTDSVERLPVYNKSAWRHYQASQEAGDWCVPSTEPKNTSTYRVP from the exons atGAGGCTGCTGCGGTGCCTGCGGAAGCGGGCGGCCCTGGCGGGGGTGCCCACCTACATCGAGCACTTCAGCAAGTTCTCGCCCTCGCCGCTCTCCATGAAGCAGTTCCTGGACTTCG ggtccAGCAATGCCTGCGAGAAGACCTCCTTCGCCTTCCTGCGGCAGGAGCTGCCCGTGCGCCTCTCCAACATCATGAAGGAGATCAACCTCCTGCCCGACCGCGTCCTGCGCACCCCCTCCGTGCAGCTGGTGCAGAGCTG GTACGTGCAGAGCCTGCTGGACATCATGGAGTTCCACGACAGGGACCCCGAGGACCAGGCCACGCTGGGGCA GTTCACCGACGCCCTGGTGACCATCCGCAACCGGCACAACGACGTGGTGCCCACCATGGCGCAGGGCGTCATCGAGTACAAGGACGCCTACGGGGACGACCCGGTGTCCAACCAGAACATCCAGTACTTCCTCGACCGCTTCTACCTGAGCCGCATCTCCATCCGCATGCTCATCAACCAGCACA CGCTGCTCTTTGACGGCAGCACCAACCCGGCGCACCCCAAGCACATCGGGAGCATCGACCCCCACTGCAGCGTGGCCAACGTGGTGAGAG ACGCCTACAACATGGCCAAGCTGCTGTGCGACAAGTACTACATGGCCTCGCCCGACCTGGAGATCGAGGAGGTGAACG cgagcagcccccagcagcccatCAGCATCGTCTACGTCCCCTCGCATCTCTACCACATGCTCTTCGAGCTCTTCAAG AACGCCATGCGAGCCACCGTGGAGAGCCACGAGAACAGCCCGCGGCTACCGGCCATCAGGGTGATGGTGGCCCTGGGCCAGGAGGACCTCTCCATCAAG ATGAGTGACCGGGGTATGGGTGTCCCCCTGCGCAAGATCGAGCGGCTCTTCAGCTACATGTACTCCACGGCTCCGACCCCACAGCTGGGCACCGGGGGGGCCCCCCTG GCCGGTTTTGGCTACGGGCTGCCCATCTCCCGCCTCTACGCCAAGTACTTCCAGGGGGACCTGCAGCTCTTCTCCATGGAGGGCTTCGGCACCGACGCCGTCATCTACCTAAAG GCTCTGTCCACGGACTCGGTGGAGCGGCTGCCGGTGTACAACAAGTCGGCGTGGCGGCACTACCAGGCCAGCCAGGAGGCCGGGGACTGGTGCGTGCCCAGCACCGAACCCAAAAACACCTCCACCTACCGCGTGCCCTAG
- the PDK2 gene encoding pyruvate dehydrogenase kinase, isozyme 2 isoform X1 yields MRLLRCLRKRAALAGVPTYIEHFSKFSPSPLSMKQFLDFGSSNACEKTSFAFLRQELPVRLSNIMKEINLLPDRVLRTPSVQLVQSWYVQSLLDIMEFHDRDPEDQATLGQFTDALVTIRNRHNDVVPTMAQGVIEYKDAYGDDPVSNQNIQYFLDRFYLSRISIRMLINQHTLLFDGSTNPAHPKHIGSIDPHCSVANVVRDAYNMAKLLCDKYYMASPDLEIEEVNASSPQQPISIVYVPSHLYHMLFELFKNAMRATVESHENSPRLPAIRVMVALGQEDLSIKMSDRGMGVPLRKIERLFSYMYSTAPTPQLGTGGAPLVGAPLAGFGYGLPISRLYAKYFQGDLQLFSMEGFGTDAVIYLKALSTDSVERLPVYNKSAWRHYQASQEAGDWCVPSTEPKNTSTYRVP; encoded by the exons atGAGGCTGCTGCGGTGCCTGCGGAAGCGGGCGGCCCTGGCGGGGGTGCCCACCTACATCGAGCACTTCAGCAAGTTCTCGCCCTCGCCGCTCTCCATGAAGCAGTTCCTGGACTTCG ggtccAGCAATGCCTGCGAGAAGACCTCCTTCGCCTTCCTGCGGCAGGAGCTGCCCGTGCGCCTCTCCAACATCATGAAGGAGATCAACCTCCTGCCCGACCGCGTCCTGCGCACCCCCTCCGTGCAGCTGGTGCAGAGCTG GTACGTGCAGAGCCTGCTGGACATCATGGAGTTCCACGACAGGGACCCCGAGGACCAGGCCACGCTGGGGCA GTTCACCGACGCCCTGGTGACCATCCGCAACCGGCACAACGACGTGGTGCCCACCATGGCGCAGGGCGTCATCGAGTACAAGGACGCCTACGGGGACGACCCGGTGTCCAACCAGAACATCCAGTACTTCCTCGACCGCTTCTACCTGAGCCGCATCTCCATCCGCATGCTCATCAACCAGCACA CGCTGCTCTTTGACGGCAGCACCAACCCGGCGCACCCCAAGCACATCGGGAGCATCGACCCCCACTGCAGCGTGGCCAACGTGGTGAGAG ACGCCTACAACATGGCCAAGCTGCTGTGCGACAAGTACTACATGGCCTCGCCCGACCTGGAGATCGAGGAGGTGAACG cgagcagcccccagcagcccatCAGCATCGTCTACGTCCCCTCGCATCTCTACCACATGCTCTTCGAGCTCTTCAAG AACGCCATGCGAGCCACCGTGGAGAGCCACGAGAACAGCCCGCGGCTACCGGCCATCAGGGTGATGGTGGCCCTGGGCCAGGAGGACCTCTCCATCAAG ATGAGTGACCGGGGTATGGGTGTCCCCCTGCGCAAGATCGAGCGGCTCTTCAGCTACATGTACTCCACGGCTCCGACCCCACAGCTGGGCACCGGGGGGGCCCCCCTGGTAGGTGCCCCCCTG GCCGGTTTTGGCTACGGGCTGCCCATCTCCCGCCTCTACGCCAAGTACTTCCAGGGGGACCTGCAGCTCTTCTCCATGGAGGGCTTCGGCACCGACGCCGTCATCTACCTAAAG GCTCTGTCCACGGACTCGGTGGAGCGGCTGCCGGTGTACAACAAGTCGGCGTGGCGGCACTACCAGGCCAGCCAGGAGGCCGGGGACTGGTGCGTGCCCAGCACCGAACCCAAAAACACCTCCACCTACCGCGTGCCCTAG
- the SAMD14 gene encoding sterile alpha motif domain-containing protein 14 isoform X3 — MSVSKLQDAEDEVFDFTAVVPETPRLDSSLQKARARLLAKGRRHRPSRSRLRDSASSTEGEEGLDAAEGLAGTPSPKSCPSSDSSPGFARRDARPQRHSEDDSRDMSPPEPASPTVGLDKKTRRKFLDLGVTLRRASSSKSRKEKGSNRLSMGSREASEGPGRPSGSPFLPFSWFSDSARGLASPGSASPAGSPRHEGLSPAKSASQDSTLSDESPPPSSSPRLPGPAATKCSYPYHTLSQSSDEFLDEPPGAAAGWTCRQVGQWLESLNLEQYVEEFSAHGVDGPRLLHLDGAKLKALGVGSSQDRAVLKRKLKELSLAVEKERKAQEKAEKQREKQKKKDQEQRRS, encoded by the exons aTGTCGGTCTCCAAGCTGCAGGACGCGGAGGATGAGGTTTTCG ATTTTACCGCTGTGGTTCCAGAGACGCCGCGCCTggacagcagcctgcagaaggcTCGAGCCCGGCTCCTAGCCAAGGGCCGCCGGCACCGACCCTCCCGCTCCCGCCTGCGAGACAGCGCCAGCTCCACCGAGGGCGAGGAGGGGCTCGACGCGGCG GAGGGGCTGGCGGGCACCCCCTCGCCCAAATCCTGCCCCAGCTCCGACAGCTCGCCCGGCTTCGCCCGCCGCGACGCACGGCCCCAGCGGCACAGCGAAG ATGACAGCAGGGACATGAGCCCCCCCGAGCCGGCCAGCCCCACCGTGGGGCTGGATAAGAAGACGCGGAGGAAGTTCTTGGATTTGGG GGTCACCCTCCGCCGGGCGTCCTCCAGCAAGAGCCGCAAGGAGAAGGGCAGCAACCGCCTGTCCATGGGCAGCAG ggaggCGTCGGAGGGTCCCGGCCGCCCCTCGGGGTCCCCGTTCCTGCCCTTCTCCTGGTTCTCGGATAGCGCCAGGGGCTTGGCGTCCCCCGGCTCCGCGTCGCCCGCTGGCTCCCCCCGGCACGAGGGGCTCAGCCCCGCCAAATCCGCCTCCCAG GACTCGACGCTGAGTGATGAGTCCCCGCCGCCCAGCTCCAGCCCGcgcctgcccggccccgccgccaccaAGTGCTCCTACCCCTACCACACGCTGTCGCAGTCCTCGGACGAG ttcCTGGACGAGCCCCCCGGCGCCGCCGCGGGCTGGACGTGCCGGCAGGTGGGGCAGTGGTTGGAGAGCCTCAACCTGGAGCAGTACGTGGAGGAGTTCTCGGCCCACGGTGTCGATGGCCCCCGGCTCCTGCACCTCGACGGTGCCAAGCTCAAG GCGCTGGGGGTGGGCAGCTCCCAGGACCGCGCCGTGCTCAAGAGGAAGCTGAAGGAGCTGAGCCTGGCCGTGGAGAAGGAGCGCAAGGCccaggagaaggcagagaagcagcgggagaagcagaagaagaaggaCCAGGAGCAGCGGCGGAGctag
- the SAMD14 gene encoding sterile alpha motif domain-containing protein 14 isoform X2: protein MSVSKLQDAEDEVFETPRLDSSLQKARARLLAKGRRHRPSRSRLRDSASSTEGEEGLDAAGAEGSPVAPGRSPPAAPPLSAPSPFSRGAEFSFEAGAVRRALGEPPPAPSPPLSRYRPLTNASSQEGLAGTPSPKSCPSSDSSPGFARRDARPQRHSEDDSRDMSPPEPASPTVGLDKKTRRKFLDLGVTLRRASSSKSRKEKGSNRLSMGSREASEGPGRPSGSPFLPFSWFSDSARGLASPGSASPAGSPRHEGLSPAKSASQDSTLSDESPPPSSSPRLPGPAATKCSYPYHTLSQSSDEFLDEPPGAAAGWTCRQVGQWLESLNLEQYVEEFSAHGVDGPRLLHLDGAKLKALGVGSSQDRAVLKRKLKELSLAVEKERKAQEKAEKQREKQKKKDQEQRRS from the exons aTGTCGGTCTCCAAGCTGCAGGACGCGGAGGATGAGGTTTTCG AGACGCCGCGCCTggacagcagcctgcagaaggcTCGAGCCCGGCTCCTAGCCAAGGGCCGCCGGCACCGACCCTCCCGCTCCCGCCTGCGAGACAGCGCCAGCTCCACCGAGGGCGAGGAGGGGCTCGACGCGGCG ggaGCCGAGGGCAGCCCCGTGGCCCCCGGCCGCTCgccccccgccgcgccgccgctcTCGGCCCCTTCGCCCTTCTCCCGCGGCGCCGAGTTCTCCTTCGAGGCGGGGGCGGTGAGGAGGGCGTTgggggagccccccccggccccctcgcCCCCCCTCAGCCGCTACCGGCCCCTCACCAACGCCTCGTCCCAGGAGGGGCTGGCGGGCACCCCCTCGCCCAAATCCTGCCCCAGCTCCGACAGCTCGCCCGGCTTCGCCCGCCGCGACGCACGGCCCCAGCGGCACAGCGAAG ATGACAGCAGGGACATGAGCCCCCCCGAGCCGGCCAGCCCCACCGTGGGGCTGGATAAGAAGACGCGGAGGAAGTTCTTGGATTTGGG GGTCACCCTCCGCCGGGCGTCCTCCAGCAAGAGCCGCAAGGAGAAGGGCAGCAACCGCCTGTCCATGGGCAGCAG ggaggCGTCGGAGGGTCCCGGCCGCCCCTCGGGGTCCCCGTTCCTGCCCTTCTCCTGGTTCTCGGATAGCGCCAGGGGCTTGGCGTCCCCCGGCTCCGCGTCGCCCGCTGGCTCCCCCCGGCACGAGGGGCTCAGCCCCGCCAAATCCGCCTCCCAG GACTCGACGCTGAGTGATGAGTCCCCGCCGCCCAGCTCCAGCCCGcgcctgcccggccccgccgccaccaAGTGCTCCTACCCCTACCACACGCTGTCGCAGTCCTCGGACGAG ttcCTGGACGAGCCCCCCGGCGCCGCCGCGGGCTGGACGTGCCGGCAGGTGGGGCAGTGGTTGGAGAGCCTCAACCTGGAGCAGTACGTGGAGGAGTTCTCGGCCCACGGTGTCGATGGCCCCCGGCTCCTGCACCTCGACGGTGCCAAGCTCAAG GCGCTGGGGGTGGGCAGCTCCCAGGACCGCGCCGTGCTCAAGAGGAAGCTGAAGGAGCTGAGCCTGGCCGTGGAGAAGGAGCGCAAGGCccaggagaaggcagagaagcagcgggagaagcagaagaagaaggaCCAGGAGCAGCGGCGGAGctag
- the SAMD14 gene encoding sterile alpha motif domain-containing protein 14 isoform X1, whose protein sequence is MSVSKLQDAEDEVFDFTAVVPETPRLDSSLQKARARLLAKGRRHRPSRSRLRDSASSTEGEEGLDAAGAEGSPVAPGRSPPAAPPLSAPSPFSRGAEFSFEAGAVRRALGEPPPAPSPPLSRYRPLTNASSQEGLAGTPSPKSCPSSDSSPGFARRDARPQRHSEDDSRDMSPPEPASPTVGLDKKTRRKFLDLGVTLRRASSSKSRKEKGSNRLSMGSREASEGPGRPSGSPFLPFSWFSDSARGLASPGSASPAGSPRHEGLSPAKSASQDSTLSDESPPPSSSPRLPGPAATKCSYPYHTLSQSSDEFLDEPPGAAAGWTCRQVGQWLESLNLEQYVEEFSAHGVDGPRLLHLDGAKLKALGVGSSQDRAVLKRKLKELSLAVEKERKAQEKAEKQREKQKKKDQEQRRS, encoded by the exons aTGTCGGTCTCCAAGCTGCAGGACGCGGAGGATGAGGTTTTCG ATTTTACCGCTGTGGTTCCAGAGACGCCGCGCCTggacagcagcctgcagaaggcTCGAGCCCGGCTCCTAGCCAAGGGCCGCCGGCACCGACCCTCCCGCTCCCGCCTGCGAGACAGCGCCAGCTCCACCGAGGGCGAGGAGGGGCTCGACGCGGCG ggaGCCGAGGGCAGCCCCGTGGCCCCCGGCCGCTCgccccccgccgcgccgccgctcTCGGCCCCTTCGCCCTTCTCCCGCGGCGCCGAGTTCTCCTTCGAGGCGGGGGCGGTGAGGAGGGCGTTgggggagccccccccggccccctcgcCCCCCCTCAGCCGCTACCGGCCCCTCACCAACGCCTCGTCCCAGGAGGGGCTGGCGGGCACCCCCTCGCCCAAATCCTGCCCCAGCTCCGACAGCTCGCCCGGCTTCGCCCGCCGCGACGCACGGCCCCAGCGGCACAGCGAAG ATGACAGCAGGGACATGAGCCCCCCCGAGCCGGCCAGCCCCACCGTGGGGCTGGATAAGAAGACGCGGAGGAAGTTCTTGGATTTGGG GGTCACCCTCCGCCGGGCGTCCTCCAGCAAGAGCCGCAAGGAGAAGGGCAGCAACCGCCTGTCCATGGGCAGCAG ggaggCGTCGGAGGGTCCCGGCCGCCCCTCGGGGTCCCCGTTCCTGCCCTTCTCCTGGTTCTCGGATAGCGCCAGGGGCTTGGCGTCCCCCGGCTCCGCGTCGCCCGCTGGCTCCCCCCGGCACGAGGGGCTCAGCCCCGCCAAATCCGCCTCCCAG GACTCGACGCTGAGTGATGAGTCCCCGCCGCCCAGCTCCAGCCCGcgcctgcccggccccgccgccaccaAGTGCTCCTACCCCTACCACACGCTGTCGCAGTCCTCGGACGAG ttcCTGGACGAGCCCCCCGGCGCCGCCGCGGGCTGGACGTGCCGGCAGGTGGGGCAGTGGTTGGAGAGCCTCAACCTGGAGCAGTACGTGGAGGAGTTCTCGGCCCACGGTGTCGATGGCCCCCGGCTCCTGCACCTCGACGGTGCCAAGCTCAAG GCGCTGGGGGTGGGCAGCTCCCAGGACCGCGCCGTGCTCAAGAGGAAGCTGAAGGAGCTGAGCCTGGCCGTGGAGAAGGAGCGCAAGGCccaggagaaggcagagaagcagcgggagaagcagaagaagaaggaCCAGGAGCAGCGGCGGAGctag